From the Winogradskyella forsetii genome, the window AGAGACAAAAAAAGTGCAAATATTCGAAAAAACTATAACCGTCTCCGAAGACGATATCGATGACCTTAACCATGTGAATAACGTTCGTTATGTACAATGGGTTCAAGATATTGCCAAAGACCATTGGTTGGCTTATGCTACAAAAGACATTTTAGAAACCTATTCTTGGTTTTTGGTCAATCATTTTATTGAGTATAAAAGTCAGGCGTTACTCGGTGATAAACTCCTACTAAAAACCTATGTCCCTCTAGTTGAAGGCGTTTCTACTACGAGACATGTAGAAATTATCAATGCAGAAACCAACCAACTTATTGTCAATTCGAAGGCAAAATGGTGTTTAATAGATA encodes:
- a CDS encoding acyl-CoA thioesterase, with amino-acid sequence MQIFEKTITVSEDDIDDLNHVNNVRYVQWVQDIAKDHWLAYATKDILETYSWFLVNHFIEYKSQALLGDKLLLKTYVPLVEGVSTTRHVEIINAETNQLIVNSKAKWCLIDNKTQRPTRIIPEIAELFN